One window of Strix aluco isolate bStrAlu1 chromosome 24, bStrAlu1.hap1, whole genome shotgun sequence genomic DNA carries:
- the LOC141933996 gene encoding keratin, type I cytoskeletal 19-like, with protein MSCSIKRTSSTSYRSGGAGGAGGGGGGRSSSVSCRRYASSVIGGGSYGGGACSAGYGGGMSAGSLAGGFGGGLAGGFGGGLAGGFGGGFGGGFGAGGDILLSGNEKVTMQNLNDRLAAYLDKVRRLEEENAQLEHHIREWYRKQAPTVSKDYSSYYQTIEQLQNQIISATVDNNKLLLDIDNSKMTADDFRMKYENELVIRQTVEADINGLRNLLDDLTLVRSSLESELESLKDELIALKRNHEEEMRQLQSQTGGDVSVEVNAAPGEDLTKILNDLRNEYEQLIEKNRREVEQWYEVKIEEVNQQVTSSSQDIQTSSHQLTELRREMQNLEIELQAQLSTKNSLENSLAETESRYGCLLQQIQGQINSVEEELASIRCEMESQNQEYKMLLGIKTRLEQEIAQYRALLQEGQQDIVASQGAFQGGGKSSHSYSTSYSHSQSGDVTGQSRVC; from the exons ATGAGCTGCAGCATCAAGAGAACATCGAGCACCTCTTACAGGAGCGGTGGAGCTGGAGGCGCCGGCGGTGGCGGCGGAGGCCGGAGTTCCTCCGTCTCCTGCAGGCGATACGCCTCCTCTGTGATCGGCGGGGGAAGCTACGGCGGGGGAGCGTGCAGCGCTGGCTACGGAGGGGGCATGAGCGCTGGCAGCCTCGCTGGGGGCTTTGGCGGGGGCTTGGCAGGAGGCTTTGGTGGCGGCCTGGCAGGAGGCTTTGGCGGTGGCTTTGGCGGTGgctttggggcggggggggacatcCTTCTGAGCGGCAATGAGAAGGTCACCATGCAGAACCTCAACGACCGCCTGGCTGCATACCTGGACAAAGTGCgaaggctggaggaggaaaatGCTCAGCTCGAGCACCACATCCGGGAGTGGTACAGGAAACAAGCTCCCACTGTCTCAAAGGACTACAGCTCCTACTACCAGACCATCGAACAACTCCAGAATCAG ATCATTTCTGCCACTGTGGACAATAACAAGCTGCTTCTGGACATCGATAACAGCAAGATGACTGCTGACGACTTCCGAATGAA GTATGAGAATGAGCTGGTCATCCGCCAGACTGTGGAGGCTGATATTAATGGCTTGAGAAATCTCCTGGATGACCTGACTCTGGTTAGATCTTCACTGGAGTCCGAGCTGGAGTCCCTGAAGGACGAACTGATTGCTCTGAAGAGAAACCATGAGGAG GAAATGAGACAGCTCCAGTCCCAAACTGGTGGCGACGTGAGCGTGGAGGTCAATGCTGCCCCTGGCGAAGACTTGACAAAGATACTGAACGACCTGAGAAACGAATACGAGCAGCTCATCGAGAAGAACCGCAGAGAGGTTGAGCAGTGGTATGAAGTCAAG ATTGAAGAGGTCAACCAGCAGGTCACTTCTAGCAGCCAGGACATCCAGACGAGCAGCCACCAGCTCACCGAGCTGAGACGCGAGATGCAGAACCTGGAGATCGAACTGCAGGCGCAGCTCAGCACG AAAAACTCTCTGGAAAACTCCCTGGCAGAAACCGAATCTCGCTATGGCTGCCTGCTGCAACAAATCCAAGGGCAGATTAACTCGGTAGAGGAGGAGCTGGCCAGCATCCGCTGTGAGATGGAGAGTCAGAACCAGGAGTACAAGATGCTCCTGGGCATCAAGACCCGCCTGGAGCAGGAGATTGCGCAGTACCGGGCACTGCTGCAGGAGGGACAGCAAGACATTGT
- the LOC141934032 gene encoding uncharacterized protein LOC141934032 isoform X2, translated as MSCGTKSSSSTTRISSGGGGSGGGGGGGGGGGSCGVRKSGGYSSMSSRKYTSSGGSGGFSGRSFGGGASRSSYGGGFSSGSCGRISRSSYGGRMSGGSYGGGMGCGSMGGGYGSGGGGFGGMGGGYGAGLGGGSFGGGGYSGGGFSGFGGSGGFGGGGYGGGGGGYGGGGFGGMGFGEDSGLLSTNEKLTMQNLNDRLASYLDKVRRLEDENTQLEHLIREWYKNQGPTSTRDYSQYYRTIEELQNQIVGANVDLNKILLDIDNTRMTVDDFRLKYETEYTLHQSVASDINGLRPLLDQLTLARSDLETQFESLKEELIYLRKNHEEEMKGLQTQSGGDVNVEVNATPGINLMEKLNEMRCEYERLIENNRREVESWYETKMEEVNQQVHSSGQEIQSSNQQISELRREYQSLEIELQSQISMVDSLQSNLEDTERRYNMQLQQIQGMIGPLEEELASIRCEMESQNEEYKMLLGIKTRLEQEIAQYRALLEEGQQDLVIPAGGMGGGMGGGRIGGGGYSSGGGRGGGGGGSMSGGYGGGGISSGSGMGGGIGGGSCGGGMGGGSGGGGMGGGSGGIGGGSSGSIGGGGGGGRISGGVSSSHSYSSSSQSQSCRSGGESQGYGRKSFD; from the exons ATGAGCTGTGGCACTAAGTCTTCCTCCAGTACCACCAGAATTAGCAGTGGAGGTGGTGGTAGCGGTGGTGGTGGcggagggggtggagggggtggcaGCTGTGGAGTGCGTAAGTCTGGTGGATACTCCTCAATGTCCTCTAGAAAATACACCTCTTCTGGAGGAAGTGGAGGCTTTTCCGGGAGAAGCTTTGGTGGAGGAGCTTCCAGGAGCAGCTATGGAGGGGGCTTTAGCAGCGGCAGCTGTGGAAGGATTAGCCGCAGTAGCTATGGTGGGAGAATGAGTGGTGGCAGTTACGGAGGAGGAATGGGCTGTGGGAGCATGGGAGGAGGCTACGGCTCAGgtgggggtgggtttgggggaaTGGGGGGTGGTTATGGAGCTGGCCTTGGTGGAGGcagttttggtggtggtggatATAGTGGAGGTGGATTTAGTGGCTTCGGGGGCAGTGGTGGCTTTGGTGGTGGTGGctatggtggtggtggtggtggctaTGGTGGAGGTGGTTTTGGTGGAATGGGGTTTGGCGAAGACTCCGGCTTGCTCTCCACAAATGAGAAGTTGACCATGCAGAACCTTAACGATCGCCTGGCTTCCTACCTGGATAAAGTGCGACGCTTGGAGGACGAAAATACTCAACTTGAACACCTGATCCGGGAGTGGTATAAAAATCAAGGTCCCACTTCTACCAGGGACTACAGCCAATATTACAGAACAATTGAAGAACTGCAGAACCAG ATTGTTGGTGCAAATGTGGACCTTAACAAGATCCTTCTCGACATTGACAACACCAGAATGACTGTGGATGACTTCAGACTGAA GTATGAAACTGAATACACTCTGCACCAGAGCGTGGCAAGTGATATTAATGGATTACGTCCACTTTTGGATCAGCTGACTCTGGCCAGATCTGACTTGGAGACACAGTTTGAATCCCTAAAAGAGGAACTGATCTATCTCAGGAAGAACCACGAAGAG gaaatgaaAGGACTGCAAACACAATCTGGTGGTGATGTCAATGTGGAGGTCAATGCTACTCCTGGCATTAATTTGATGGAAAAATTAAATGAGATGCGTTGTGAATATGAACGGCTTATTGAGAACAACCGGAGAGAGGTGGAAAGCTGGTATGAAACCAAG ATGGAAGAAGTTAATCAACAAGTCCACTCAAGTGGCCAGGAGATACAATCAAGCAACCAACAGATCTCTGAGCTGAGACGTGAATATCAAAGCCTGGAAATCGAGCTGCAGTCGCAAATCAGCATG GTAGACTCTTTGCAATCCAACTTGGAAGACACGGAACGTCGCTATAACATGCAGCTGCAGCAGATCCAGGGTATGATCGGCCCCTTGGAGGAGGAGCTGGCCAGCATCCGCTGTGAGATGGAGAGTCAGAACGAAGAGTACAAGATGCTCCTGGGCATCAAGACCCGCCTGGAGCAGGAGATTGCGCAGTACCGGGCACTGCTTGAGGAAGGGCAGCAAGACCTTGT AATCCCAGCAGGAG GCATGGGAGGAGGCATGGGAGGTGGTAGAATAGGAGGTGGTGGCTATTCTtctgggggaggaagaggaggaggaggaggtggcagcatGAGTGGTGGATATGGTGGTGGTGGCATTTCCTCTGGCAGCGGAATGGGAGGAGGAATAGGAGGAGGAAGTTGCGGAGGAGGAATgggaggaggaagtggtggaggaggAATGGGAGGAGGAAGTGGAGGAATAGGAGGGGGAAGCAGCGGTAGtattggaggaggaggaggaggaggaaggatctCAGGGGGTGTCAGCAGTTCCCACTCCTACTCTTCATCTTCCCAGTCTCAGTCCTGCAGGAGTGGTGGTGAAAGCCAAG GGTACGGAAGAAAATCTTTTGACTAA
- the LOC141934032 gene encoding uncharacterized protein LOC141934032 isoform X1: protein MSCGTKSSSSTTRISSGGGGSGGGGGGGGGGGSCGVRKSGGYSSMSSRKYTSSGGSGGFSGRSFGGGASRSSYGGGFSSGSCGRISRSSYGGRMSGGSYGGGMGCGSMGGGYGSGGGGFGGMGGGYGAGLGGGSFGGGGYSGGGFSGFGGSGGFGGGGYGGGGGGYGGGGFGGMGFGEDSGLLSTNEKLTMQNLNDRLASYLDKVRRLEDENTQLEHLIREWYKNQGPTSTRDYSQYYRTIEELQNQIVGANVDLNKILLDIDNTRMTVDDFRLKYETEYTLHQSVASDINGLRPLLDQLTLARSDLETQFESLKEELIYLRKNHEEEMKGLQTQSGGDVNVEVNATPGINLMEKLNEMRCEYERLIENNRREVESWYETKMEEVNQQVHSSGQEIQSSNQQISELRREYQSLEIELQSQISMVDSLQSNLEDTERRYNMQLQQIQGMIGPLEEELASIRCEMESQNEEYKMLLGIKTRLEQEIAQYRALLEEGQQDLVIPAGGMGGGMGGGMGGGMGGGMGGGRIGGGGYSSGGGRGGGGGGSMSGGYGGGGISSGSGMGGGIGGGSCGGGMGGGSGGGGMGGGSGGIGGGSSGSIGGGGGGGRISGGVSSSHSYSSSSQSQSCRSGGESQGYGRKSFD from the exons ATGAGCTGTGGCACTAAGTCTTCCTCCAGTACCACCAGAATTAGCAGTGGAGGTGGTGGTAGCGGTGGTGGTGGcggagggggtggagggggtggcaGCTGTGGAGTGCGTAAGTCTGGTGGATACTCCTCAATGTCCTCTAGAAAATACACCTCTTCTGGAGGAAGTGGAGGCTTTTCCGGGAGAAGCTTTGGTGGAGGAGCTTCCAGGAGCAGCTATGGAGGGGGCTTTAGCAGCGGCAGCTGTGGAAGGATTAGCCGCAGTAGCTATGGTGGGAGAATGAGTGGTGGCAGTTACGGAGGAGGAATGGGCTGTGGGAGCATGGGAGGAGGCTACGGCTCAGgtgggggtgggtttgggggaaTGGGGGGTGGTTATGGAGCTGGCCTTGGTGGAGGcagttttggtggtggtggatATAGTGGAGGTGGATTTAGTGGCTTCGGGGGCAGTGGTGGCTTTGGTGGTGGTGGctatggtggtggtggtggtggctaTGGTGGAGGTGGTTTTGGTGGAATGGGGTTTGGCGAAGACTCCGGCTTGCTCTCCACAAATGAGAAGTTGACCATGCAGAACCTTAACGATCGCCTGGCTTCCTACCTGGATAAAGTGCGACGCTTGGAGGACGAAAATACTCAACTTGAACACCTGATCCGGGAGTGGTATAAAAATCAAGGTCCCACTTCTACCAGGGACTACAGCCAATATTACAGAACAATTGAAGAACTGCAGAACCAG ATTGTTGGTGCAAATGTGGACCTTAACAAGATCCTTCTCGACATTGACAACACCAGAATGACTGTGGATGACTTCAGACTGAA GTATGAAACTGAATACACTCTGCACCAGAGCGTGGCAAGTGATATTAATGGATTACGTCCACTTTTGGATCAGCTGACTCTGGCCAGATCTGACTTGGAGACACAGTTTGAATCCCTAAAAGAGGAACTGATCTATCTCAGGAAGAACCACGAAGAG gaaatgaaAGGACTGCAAACACAATCTGGTGGTGATGTCAATGTGGAGGTCAATGCTACTCCTGGCATTAATTTGATGGAAAAATTAAATGAGATGCGTTGTGAATATGAACGGCTTATTGAGAACAACCGGAGAGAGGTGGAAAGCTGGTATGAAACCAAG ATGGAAGAAGTTAATCAACAAGTCCACTCAAGTGGCCAGGAGATACAATCAAGCAACCAACAGATCTCTGAGCTGAGACGTGAATATCAAAGCCTGGAAATCGAGCTGCAGTCGCAAATCAGCATG GTAGACTCTTTGCAATCCAACTTGGAAGACACGGAACGTCGCTATAACATGCAGCTGCAGCAGATCCAGGGTATGATCGGCCCCTTGGAGGAGGAGCTGGCCAGCATCCGCTGTGAGATGGAGAGTCAGAACGAAGAGTACAAGATGCTCCTGGGCATCAAGACCCGCCTGGAGCAGGAGATTGCGCAGTACCGGGCACTGCTTGAGGAAGGGCAGCAAGACCTTGT AATCCCAGCAGGAGGCATGGGAGGAGGCATGGGAGGAGGCATGGGAGGAGGCATGGGAGGAGGCATGGGAGGTGGTAGAATAGGAGGTGGTGGCTATTCTtctgggggaggaagaggaggaggaggaggtggcagcatGAGTGGTGGATATGGTGGTGGTGGCATTTCCTCTGGCAGCGGAATGGGAGGAGGAATAGGAGGAGGAAGTTGCGGAGGAGGAATgggaggaggaagtggtggaggaggAATGGGAGGAGGAAGTGGAGGAATAGGAGGGGGAAGCAGCGGTAGtattggaggaggaggaggaggaggaaggatctCAGGGGGTGTCAGCAGTTCCCACTCCTACTCTTCATCTTCCCAGTCTCAGTCCTGCAGGAGTGGTGGTGAAAGCCAAG GGTACGGAAGAAAATCTTTTGACTAA